One Echinicola strongylocentroti DNA window includes the following coding sequences:
- the rpsD gene encoding 30S ribosomal protein S4, whose product MARYRGPKAKISRKFGEPIEGQSKALQKKNYPPGQHGRGRRKKQSEYAIQLAEKQKAKYIYGVLERQFAKMFGIASRRQGITGENLLQLLEARLDNTVFRLGIAPTRRGARQLVSHKHILVNGELVNIPSYTLKPGDIVSVRERSKSLEAITSSLAGRANRYSWLEWDNNSLTGKFVSIPLREDIPENIKEQLIVELYSK is encoded by the coding sequence ATGGCTAGATATAGAGGTCCAAAAGCAAAAATTTCTAGAAAATTCGGAGAGCCTATCGAAGGACAGAGCAAGGCACTTCAGAAGAAAAACTATCCTCCTGGTCAACACGGAAGAGGAAGAAGAAAGAAGCAATCAGAATATGCAATTCAGCTAGCTGAAAAGCAAAAAGCAAAATACATTTACGGTGTGTTGGAAAGACAATTCGCCAAAATGTTTGGTATTGCTTCCAGAAGGCAAGGGATTACTGGTGAAAACCTTCTCCAATTGCTGGAGGCCCGTCTTGACAATACTGTCTTCAGACTGGGAATTGCCCCGACAAGAAGAGGTGCGAGACAATTGGTTTCTCATAAGCATATATTGGTGAATGGGGAATTGGTAAACATTCCATCATATACATTAAAACCAGGCGATATTGTGTCAGTAAGAGAGCGATCAAAATCGCTGGAGGCGATTACCTCTAGTCTTGCAGGTAGAGCAAACCGTTATTCCTGGTTAGAGTGGGATAATAATTCATTAACTGGTAAGTTTGTAAGTATCCCCTTGAGAGAGGA
- the rpsK gene encoding 30S ribosomal protein S11 translates to MAQRRNDKAKGKKRVVKVEAVGQAHIKASFNNIIISITNNSGQVISWASAGKMGFRGSKKNTPYAAQMAAQNCGQVAYDLGLRKIEVFVKGPGSGRESAIRTLQNVGLDVTTIIDVTPLPHNGCRPPKRRRV, encoded by the coding sequence ATGGCTCAAAGAAGAAACGATAAAGCTAAAGGAAAAAAGAGAGTTGTTAAGGTGGAAGCAGTAGGCCAGGCCCACATCAAAGCTTCTTTTAACAACATCATTATTTCCATTACCAATAATTCAGGTCAAGTGATTTCATGGGCTTCAGCCGGTAAAATGGGCTTCCGAGGTTCAAAGAAGAACACTCCTTATGCTGCACAGATGGCCGCTCAGAATTGCGGGCAAGTGGCATATGACTTGGGATTGCGTAAAATAGAAGTATTTGTAAAAGGTCCAGGTTCTGGGAGAGAATCTGCAATCAGAACATTGCAGAATGTAGGTCTTGATGTTACTACGATTATCGATGTGACTCCGCTTCCTCATAATGGATGTCGTCCTCCAAAACGTAGAAGAGTTTAA
- the rpsM gene encoding 30S ribosomal protein S13 has protein sequence MARIAGVDIPDNKRGEIGLTYIFGIGRSSAKAILLKAGISFEKKAGEWTDEESTAIRNIIAEEFKTEGVLKSEVQLNIKRLMDIGCYRGLRHRKGLPVRGQKTKNNARTRKGKRKTVANKKKATK, from the coding sequence ATGGCTAGAATTGCAGGTGTTGACATTCCCGACAATAAGCGCGGTGAAATAGGCTTGACCTATATCTTCGGAATAGGTAGAAGTTCTGCTAAAGCAATCCTTTTGAAAGCAGGAATATCGTTTGAGAAAAAGGCCGGAGAGTGGACAGATGAAGAATCTACCGCAATCAGGAATATTATTGCTGAGGAGTTCAAAACGGAAGGTGTTTTGAAGTCAGAGGTTCAGTTGAACATTAAGAGATTGATGGATATCGGTTGTTATAGAGGTCTTCGTCATAGAAAAGGACTTCCAGTAAGAGGTCAGAAGACAAAGAACAACGCTAGAACTAGAAAAGGTAAGAGAAAGACTGTTGCTAACAAGAAGAAGGCAACCAAATAA
- the rpmJ gene encoding 50S ribosomal protein L36 — protein MKVKASIKKRSVDCKVIRRKGKLYVINKKNPKFKQRQG, from the coding sequence ATGAAAGTAAAGGCATCTATTAAAAAGAGAAGTGTTGACTGTAAAGTGATCAGAAGAAAAGGTAAGCTTTACGTCATCAACAAGAAGAATCCTAAGTTTAAACAAAGACAAGGTTAA